The segment TCTTTGAGGATGTGAAGGCTGCAGCTCGTTCCAAACGGAATAAAATTAAAAAAGATTAGAAAAAAAACACCTTACGATGGAACTGACCTAGTTCCTTGGGACTAAAGAAAAAACCAAGTTAGGATGAAGTTAACCGATAATTTACGGGAGATTGATATCCTAGCTTTTCTTGTATTCGATTTTCATTGTAATATTTTAAATAGTTTATCACAGTTTGTGATACAATTTCAGTAGAACCCTTTAGTTCTGGGTTTAATTCGAATGTTTCACACTTTAGCGAGGCATGAAACGATTCGATAGGAGCATTATCAGCGGGTGTACCCTTACGGGACATACTCATGGTAATGCTTTTATTTTTTACTTTGAGTTGATACTCTTTTGATGTATAGACACTCCCTTGATCAGAATGAAGAATACATGGCTGAACGATATCCGGAAGTTGATTTAATGTATCAACCACACATTCTAGGTTTTGTCTGTCACTCAATGTAGACGCAATAATCTCACCATTATATAAATCCATGATCGTAGATAAATAGATCATCTTATGGCCATAAGGGATGTAAGTGATATCTGTCACCAATTTCTCTAGAGGACGTAGTGATTTAAAGTCGCGATTAATGATATTGGGCATAATGATCTTCGGATTTTGTTTTCGATACCGTTTGACCTTAACACGGCATTGACATTGGTGTTTCTGCATTATCTTTTGAACAGTGTTCTTATTGATAATTCTTTCTTTCGAATTAATGCAGTTATTTTTCGATATCCATAACGAAATTTATTTTCTTTACAAAGTTCAATTACTAATGCTTCATTGACAGAATAATTATTAGACTCTAGTTGCTCTTTTTTAGTCCAACGGTAATACGTTGACTTAGGTACCCCAAAAAGATTCAAGATATCTTTAAGAGATACAGTGTTGCGATACTCTTCAACGAGCTTGATGATTATTTCAGGAACCACATCCTTTCTCTTTCCAAATACTTTTTTAATAGTTCAATTTGTTGCTCCAAAGATTTAATTCTAAGTCTTTGTGTTTCTTCGACCGTGTCTCCTTCAGGCCCTTTTCCAAAAGTATATTGCTTGCCTACAGGTTGAGAAAATCGATAGTGTTCACCATTTCGATACCATCTCCACCATGTTTTGACTTGTGTTACATTTTTTATTCCAAGTTCAGTCTGAATAAACCTGCTTGAGTAGCCTGCCAATTTCATTTCTATAACTTTCATCTTTGTCTCATAGCTATGCATAGTTCGTGTTCCCATATAAAAACCTCCTATATTGAACTATTTTACAATAATTCTCATACAAGAGGTTTTTTTCTTTAGTCCCACGGAACTAGGTCAGTTCCGTTTCGATCTGATTGTTTTTTTATACTTATTTAAAAACTTTAACTTTACCCTTCACATCTTGTAGTGTTTTGGGTTGGACTTCATCAATTGCTTTACCAAATGGCATTTGCGCAACTAATTTCCAACTTGATGGTATTTCAAATGCCTCTGCAGCACTTGCATCCACAATTGGATTGTAATGTTGGACGGATGCACCGATTCCAGCTCCGACAAGAGCAGTCCATGTTACCAATTGCAACATACCATTCTCTTGCTCAGCCCAAATTGGGAAATTATCCGCATAAAGTGCAAATTGGTCTTGTAACCCCTTCACAACATCGGTATCAATATAATAAAGAATGGTACCTTGCCCTTGTTTAAAACTTTCCAATTTCGCAACAGTATTTTCAAAGCCTTCTTCAGGTGCTACTTTACGTAATGCTTCACGTGTTAAGTCCCAAAATGTATCACTGTGTTTTCCAAATAAAACGACTGCGCGTTGTGTTTGAGCATTAAATGCTGATGGTGTATGTTGTACTGATGACTCCACCAACTCAATTACTTCATCTTCGGTTAATACCGCTTCCTTTGATAATCCATATCGAGAACGTCGAAGTTCTAAATCTTCAAAAATCTTCGTCATGACATTTTACCTCCTGAGTCACTATGTTTTACGAATTATATTATATAGTTATTGACTATGTTAATTCAAACCATATGCTCTAAAATTGTTTGTGTAATTTTCAAGTTTGTGACCTAATCTGGTTAATGTAGATTTTAGAAAAGGAATGGTGTAAAATGATTAAAGAACTAGGAGGAATTGATTATGATGAAATTAGTTGTTGTTCGTCACGGTGAAAGTGAATGGAACGAAAAAAACCTCTTTACTGGATGGGCTGATGTAGAACTTTCAGAAAAAGGTGTAGAAGAAGCTAAACTTGGTGGACGTATGCTTAAAGAAGAAGGTTACGATTTCGATATCGTTTATACTTCATACTTAAAACGCGCAATCCACACAATGGACAATATTTTAAATGAAATGGAACGTACATGGTTACCAATCGTTAAAGATTGGAGACTTAACGAACGTCACTACGGTGCGTTACAAGGTTTAGATAAAGCAGAAACTGCTGCAAAATACGGTGAAGATCAAGTTCTTATTTGGAGACGTTCATTTGATGTGAAACCTCCAGAATTAGATCCTACCGATGAACGTGCTCCACGTAATATGGAAGCATACCGTAATGTAGAAGATAAAGATATTTTACCATTACACGAATCCTTAAAAGAAACAATTGAACGTGCTGTTCCTTATTTTGAAGAAACAATTAAACCTCAAATGTTAGATGGAAAACGTGTTCTTATTGTTGCTCACGGTAATTCATTACGTTCACTTGTTAAATACTTCGACAATATGACTGATGATGAAATTATGAAGGTAAACATTCCTACAGGTGTTCCTTTAGTTTATGAATTTGATAATGACTTTAATGTCGTAAACAAATACTACCTCGGTGACCAAGAAGCACTGAAAGCTAAAATGGAAGCAGTCGCAAACCAAGGAAAAGCGAAATAAGTAAAAAAAAACGAGTCTCACTCGTTTTTTTTCTTTTATCAAATCTCAACCGCACCACTTTCACTTTTATTAAAGTCTATCTCATAGGCCGTTTTGAAGTCAAATATTTTTCGCGGCATTGAGTTAATTTTGAAGCAAATATCATCAAGATATTGTTGCGCTATATCATACATTGATTTTCCTTTTGGTATAAACCTTCTAACGATTGCATTCGCTCGTTCATTGGTTCCACGTTGAAAAGAACAGTATGGATCACACTTATATAGTTTCACACCCAACCGCTTGGCTGTAATTCCTAATGTTTTAAATTCAAGTCCATTATCTACTGTTATCGATTTCGTGGTTATATTATTCTCTTCAATAAATTTTCGAATTAAGTTTGATGTAATAGTCATATCGATATTCTGCTTTAATAAGCCAGGTCATTCTTGAGCAGCGGTCTACAATGGATATAATCGCTGCAGATTCATGTTTCTTACCGATTATAGAGTCGATTTCGAGATGGCCAATCTCGTTACGTTCCTCAATGTATTTAGGTCTAAGGCTAATTGGAAGTACCGTTTTCTCTTCCAAGTTCCATCTCAAGTGATTCATCATTCCACTAATTCTCTTTTTACGTTTTCGACGTTTATAGCACATTCTATTTGGTTTTATATCAAGTTTACCTTGATTAATCCAGTTATAGACTTGCTGCGATGAAACACACGGTTTATATGGATGATATCGTTTATAGTTACTCAAGCATACTTCTACCCAATGAACTTTAGGATCATAGTGAGAATGCAGATATTCGATTAAGTGGAATATTTTCTCGAATATCAATCGTTCGTTTCTTATAGACATTATTTTTATATCTAGAAATCGTAGAATGAGATATATTGAGTTTACGTGCTGCCTTGCGCATAGAGTAGCCGATGCTTAATAGAATATCAATTTGGTCTTTCATTTTTATCTAATTGTTTATACTTCATATGGGAGCTCTTTTAGTGAACCGCACCCGAATCTTGGACAAAGATGAGGAGGTGCGGTTTTATGGCTAAGCTAACACGAAAACAAAAAATTGAAATATATGAAAAACGAAAGTTAGGACAATCAGTATGTTCATTAGTAAATGAGTATGGTATTAATAAATCAAGTATTAAATATTTGGTAAGACTTATCGATCAACATGGACCCAATGTTCTAAGACGAAACAAAAATCACTTTTATTCTCATGAATTTAAGTCAGAAGTAATAAATCGGATATTAATGGATGGAGAAAGTACAATAGCTATCGCCATCGAACTTGATTAAGTTCTGATGGATTGATTTACAATTGATTAAAATTATAAAGAAAACGGCTATAATGTCATAGAACGGAAACGAGGTAAACCATCTATGACAAAACCAACTAAACTGTTAACAGTTAATGATGAACTAAAGGCATTGAAGAAAAACAAGTATTTGGAAGCGGAGAATGAATATTTAAAAATTGAATGCCGTAGTGAAACAAAGGGTGGAGCGCGAAAGAAGAAAACCAGAGTAGTTTCCTTACTACGACAAAATATCCCTTAGAGATTCTTTTAAAATATCCGACTCGCTCGATCTACTTACTACTTCTACGTTTCAAAATTGATTTTGATACCAAAACGACGAACTCATGCAAGAGATTATAGAAATCTATTATGATCACAAAGGACGATATGGTTATCGTAGAATTACTTTAGAACTAAATAATCGAGGAATTCGTGTAAATCACAAGAAAGTCTTGAGACTTATGAATAAAATGGGATTACATTCAATCATAAGAAAGAAACGTAAGTATTCTTCATATAAAGGGACAGTGGGAACCATTGTTGAGAATCGAGTTCAAAGAGATTTTGAAGCTGATAAACCCAATCAAAAATGGTTTACGGATATCACTGAGTTTAATGTGCAAGGAAGAAAATCTATCTTTCACCAATACTTGATGCATATGGTAGATACATTGTATCTTACAACATATCTACAAGTCCTAATTTGATCAAACTAGAGACGTGCTTCACAAGGCATTTTCTTGTAACGATACGCAAGGAACAATTATTCATTCGGATAGAGGATGGCAATACCAACATCAATTTTATGTGAAAGAATTAGAAGCACATTCGATGATTAGAAGTATGTCAAGAAAGGGAAATAGTATTGATAACGGACTCATGGAGGGCTTTTTTGGGCTACTAAAATCAGAAATGTATTATGACCAAGAACATAAGTATAAAAAGGTAGAAGAATTAGTTGATGCAATTGATGAATATATCGACTATTATAATAACAAGAGAATTAAGAGCAAACTAAAAGGACTGACCCCTGTTCAATACAGGAATCAATCCTTAAATTTAAAAGATAATTAGCTTGTCCAAAATTTGGGGTTCAGTTCATAGTCGGGTGGGCTCCTTTTATTATACAAAAACAACCGCACCTTGGGTGGTGCGGTTGAGATTTGAATTTAGGAAAATAAAACGAGTCTCACTCGTTTTTTTAATATTGGTCTAAGTTATTAGGCTAGTTTATTAGCCTGGATTTTTGTACAATAGTAATAGACTTTGGAGGTAATTATGAAAAAAAATGATATAGGTGTTATTGGACTTGCAGTCATGGGGTCAAACCTAGCCCTAAATATGGCTGATCACGGTTATAATGTATCGATCTATAATCGTACATATGCTGTTGGTCAAAAAGTAATTCAAGAAAACCCACACGAAAATTTAAGCCTTTTTGAAAGCTTAGAAGATTTTGTGACTTCACTTGAAGCTCCGCGCAAGATTATCCTAATGGTAAAAGCAGGACCTGCTGTCGATAAAGTAATTGAAAATTTAATTCCACTCCTTAATAAGGGTGACATCATCATGGATGGTGGTAATTCAAACTTTAAAGATACGATTCGTCGTACCCAAGAAATCGAAGCACTCGGATTCCGTTATTTAGGTGTTGGTATTTCAGGTGGGAAGAAGGCGCACGTTTTGGCCCTGCTATTATGCCAGGTGGAAGTAAGGACGCATATCAATTTGTTTCAAATATATTGGAAGATGTTTCTGCTAAAGCACAAGGTGAGCCATGTTGTACGTATATTGGTGAAAATGGTGCCGGTCATTATGTCAAGATGGTTCATAATGGCATTGAATATGCAGATATGCAATTAATTGCAGAAAGTTATTCAATTTTAAAACATGTTGGCGGTTTTACGAATGAAGAACTTGAAGCAATCTTTACCGATTGGAATCACGGTGAACTTGATAGTTTCTTAATTGAAATTACAGCACAGATTTTTGGTGAAATTGATCCGGATACCGGTAAACACATGGTGGATGTTATTTTAGATACAGCCGCTCAAAAGGGAACTGGTAAATGGACAGCCGAAG is part of the Erysipelothrix piscisicarius genome and harbors:
- a CDS encoding nitroreductase family protein codes for the protein MTKIFEDLELRRSRYGLSKEAVLTEDEVIELVESSVQHTPSAFNAQTQRAVVLFGKHSDTFWDLTREALRKVAPEEGFENTVAKLESFKQGQGTILYYIDTDVVKGLQDQFALYADNFPIWAEQENGMLQLVTWTALVGAGIGASVQHYNPIVDASAAEAFEIPSSWKLVAQMPFGKAIDEVQPKTLQDVKGKVKVFK
- the gpmA gene encoding 2,3-diphosphoglycerate-dependent phosphoglycerate mutase, with the translated sequence MMKLVVVRHGESEWNEKNLFTGWADVELSEKGVEEAKLGGRMLKEEGYDFDIVYTSYLKRAIHTMDNILNEMERTWLPIVKDWRLNERHYGALQGLDKAETAAKYGEDQVLIWRRSFDVKPPELDPTDERAPRNMEAYRNVEDKDILPLHESLKETIERAVPYFEETIKPQMLDGKRVLIVAHGNSLRSLVKYFDNMTDDEIMKVNIPTGVPLVYEFDNDFNVVNKYYLGDQEALKAKMEAVANQGKAK